One part of the Mya arenaria isolate MELC-2E11 chromosome 3, ASM2691426v1 genome encodes these proteins:
- the LOC128227843 gene encoding ribosyldihydronicotinamide dehydrogenase [quinone]-like gives MEKKNVLIVYAHQEPKSFNGALRDVAVSALEEDGHDVYVSDLYAMKFDPVASRNIFKDLKDPNYFNFQNELSHAADTGQLADDLDREMKKILQADLIILQFPMYWLGLPAILKGWIDKCFAERVCFDTTNMKWYDHGPFVNKKLVLSFTTGGSASYFSNTGVFGDMDVLLWPIHNSLRVTGLQVLAPQIFYAPGEIASDDRKRMLDGWRERLRDIWKEDPLPFVHIDNFDPHLGFKLSEMYVQEHKDATLGPTAGQNMGKDFNHMKTK, from the exons ATGGAAAAGAAAAACGTGTTAATAGTGTACGCTCACCAAGAACCGAAGTCATTTAACGGCGCTCTAAGAGACGTTGCGGTGTCTGCGCTGGAGGAAGATGGACATGACGTGTATGTCTCTGATCTGTACGCCATGAAGTTTGACCCGGTGGCTTcaagaaacatatttaaag acTTAAAGGACcccaattattttaattttcaaaacgaGCTAAGTCACGCAGCAGACACTGGGCAACTTGCAGACGATTTAGATAgagaaatgaagaaaatattgcAAGCAGATTTGATCATTCTTCAATTTCCGATGTACTGGCTAGGATTACCAGCAATATTGAAAG GTTGGATAGACAAGTGCTTTGCGGAACGTGTGTGTTTTGACACAACCAATATGAAATGGTATGACCATGGGCCGTTTGTCAACAAGAAACTTGTTCTGTCGTTCACAACTGGTGGTTCTGCGTCATACTTTTCAAACACTGGCGTGTTTGGAGATATGGACGTACTTCTCTGGCCAATTCAC AATTCTCTTCGCGTGACAGGTTTACAAGTGCTAGCCCCTCAAATATTCTACGCCCCAGGTGAGATCGCTAGTGATGACAGGAAACGGATGCTTGATGGCTGGAGAGAACGATTGCGAGATATTTGGAAAGAGGACCCATTACCATTTGTTCATATTGACAACTTTGATCCACATTTGGGTTTTAAACTATCAGAAATGTACGTACAAGAGCATAAAGATGCTACACTTGGACCAACAGCTGGGCAGAATATGGGAAAAGATTTCAatcatatgaaaacaaaatga